A region of Granulicella aggregans DNA encodes the following proteins:
- a CDS encoding STAS domain-containing protein — MDSNEIFRYELTHSEDADKWKTTTVTCHGRLTSQNSHEIEAVVRPLIQEGGKILIDLTDLLYLDSSGLGTLVTLKVSAINKGYCTLELINLSPKVKQMLTMTNLTELFSRK; from the coding sequence ATGGATAGCAACGAGATCTTTCGGTACGAACTTACACACTCGGAAGACGCCGACAAATGGAAGACGACGACAGTTACCTGCCATGGCAGACTTACGAGCCAGAACTCGCACGAGATCGAAGCAGTGGTACGGCCGCTCATTCAGGAGGGCGGCAAGATTCTCATTGACCTGACGGACCTGTTGTATCTGGATAGCTCCGGTCTGGGAACGCTGGTGACGCTGAAGGTCTCGGCAATCAACAAAGGCTACTGCACTCTGGAGCTGATCAACCTGTCACCAAAGGTAAAGCAGATGCTGACGATGACGAACCTGACGGAACTCTTCTCCCGCAAGTAG
- a CDS encoding chloride channel protein: MEVAPQIDPRSTKTTAELAAEISPAREERIFLLLSIFIGIISGLLVVSFRMAIDWLQVLLLGSEPGTHRLRLVFVPAAAGLAIALLTKYVFPQVRGSGVNQTKAALYISNGYISIRTVIGKFLLSSLAIGSGHSLGPEDPSLQIGAGVASLVSRKMGLSREKLRIFAPVGAAAGLAAAFNAPISAILFVIEEVIGQWSAGVLGSIVLSAVASVVVARSFWGSEPMFRIPVVTELDSRELLAYAVLGLVGGVASLVFAKALGYLRPRLRAQTSWTIFQPAVAGLLVGGIGYFGLPQVMGAGYEAIDQAMHAQFAFKILILLAIFKIIATTLSFSSGTPGGMFAPTLFIGAMLGAAVGSFEKHYFPYLQGSTGSYALVGMGVLFAAFLRVPLTSVFMVLEVSGNYSVILPVILANTIAYLISRALQPVPIFELFTHQDGLYLPSMEEEREERHDLHFEDALGPINVPVFKGSETLGDARKSVLDAFEKTPGATAALIQCKDGAWYAATRQELETIFSAMNEETDTKQALEERLGKERTPTMYPDQALATALPFFRRWPLIPISNRAMRGALEGVLSQADVIRRYQGN; the protein is encoded by the coding sequence ATGGAAGTAGCACCACAGATCGATCCCAGGTCCACCAAGACCACCGCCGAGCTGGCGGCAGAGATCTCGCCTGCCCGCGAAGAGCGCATCTTCCTGCTGCTCTCCATCTTCATCGGCATCATCTCCGGCCTGCTGGTGGTCAGCTTTCGCATGGCCATCGATTGGCTCCAGGTGTTGCTGCTGGGCAGCGAGCCGGGCACGCACCGGCTCCGGCTGGTCTTCGTTCCTGCGGCGGCAGGTCTTGCGATTGCGCTGCTAACCAAGTATGTCTTTCCCCAGGTTCGCGGCAGCGGCGTCAACCAGACCAAAGCCGCCCTCTACATCTCGAACGGCTACATCTCCATCCGGACGGTAATCGGCAAGTTCCTGCTGTCTTCGCTGGCGATCGGCAGTGGGCACTCGCTCGGGCCCGAAGACCCCTCGCTACAGATCGGGGCGGGCGTGGCGTCGCTGGTCAGCCGCAAGATGGGTCTGTCGCGGGAGAAGCTTCGCATCTTCGCTCCGGTGGGAGCAGCAGCAGGCCTAGCGGCCGCGTTCAATGCGCCTATCTCGGCGATCCTGTTCGTCATCGAAGAGGTGATCGGGCAGTGGAGCGCTGGCGTTCTCGGCTCGATCGTCTTATCCGCAGTGGCCAGCGTCGTGGTGGCGCGCTCGTTCTGGGGATCGGAACCCATGTTCCGCATCCCCGTCGTGACGGAGCTCGATTCACGGGAACTCCTGGCCTACGCAGTGTTGGGATTGGTCGGCGGCGTGGCTTCGCTGGTCTTCGCCAAGGCGCTCGGTTACCTGCGGCCCAGGCTGCGCGCCCAGACTTCCTGGACGATCTTCCAGCCCGCCGTTGCAGGCTTGCTCGTCGGCGGCATCGGCTACTTCGGCCTGCCTCAGGTAATGGGCGCGGGATACGAGGCCATCGACCAGGCGATGCATGCGCAGTTCGCCTTCAAGATCCTCATCCTGCTGGCGATCTTCAAGATCATTGCGACGACGCTCTCATTCTCGAGCGGAACTCCCGGCGGCATGTTCGCCCCAACGCTCTTCATCGGCGCGATGCTCGGCGCAGCCGTCGGATCATTCGAGAAACATTACTTCCCTTACCTCCAGGGATCGACGGGATCGTATGCGCTGGTGGGCATGGGAGTCCTCTTCGCCGCATTCCTTCGTGTGCCGCTGACTTCGGTGTTCATGGTGTTGGAGGTGAGCGGGAACTATTCGGTCATTCTGCCGGTGATTCTCGCGAATACGATTGCGTACCTGATCTCGCGCGCGTTGCAGCCGGTGCCGATCTTCGAGCTGTTCACGCACCAGGATGGACTCTATCTGCCGTCGATGGAAGAGGAACGCGAAGAACGGCATGACCTTCACTTCGAGGATGCGCTTGGTCCAATCAACGTTCCTGTATTCAAGGGGTCGGAGACGCTGGGCGATGCGCGGAAGTCGGTGCTCGACGCGTTTGAGAAGACGCCGGGAGCAACGGCTGCTCTTATTCAATGCAAAGATGGGGCTTGGTATGCGGCTACGCGGCAGGAGTTGGAGACGATCTTCTCGGCGATGAACGAGGAGACGGACACGAAGCAGGCGCTTGAGGAGAGGCTTGGTAAAGAGCGCACGCCGACGATGTATCCGGACCAGGCGCTGGCGACTGCGCTCCCCTTCTTTCGGCGCTGGCCGCTGATTCCCATCTCCAACCGGGCCATGCGGGGGGCGCTTGAAGGCGTGCTGTCGCAGGCGGATGTGATTCGCAGATACCAAGGGAATTGA
- the greB gene encoding transcription elongation factor GreB: protein MEEPTANHGKNYITPGGIERLKAERHFLLTSDRPAVVEVVAWAAGNGDRSENADYQYSKRRLRQIDGRVRFLTQRIEAAEVIDPEAPRTGQRAERAFLGATVRYANAAGSEQTVCIVGTDEVNLDRNHISWNSPLGRALTKAAEDDEVVLHAPGGTETLTVLEVRYERISVEPFRVPPGSNASMRRQRP, encoded by the coding sequence GTGGAAGAGCCGACGGCGAACCACGGCAAGAACTACATCACTCCAGGTGGGATCGAACGCCTGAAAGCGGAGCGTCATTTTCTGCTGACCAGTGACCGTCCGGCGGTGGTCGAGGTCGTGGCGTGGGCAGCGGGCAACGGCGATCGCAGTGAAAACGCGGACTATCAGTACAGCAAGCGACGGTTGCGGCAGATCGATGGGCGGGTTCGTTTCCTCACCCAGCGAATCGAGGCCGCAGAGGTGATCGATCCGGAAGCTCCGAGAACGGGGCAACGAGCGGAAAGGGCGTTCTTGGGAGCCACCGTGCGCTATGCGAATGCCGCGGGGTCGGAGCAAACGGTGTGCATCGTCGGCACAGATGAAGTCAATCTTGACCGCAATCACATCAGCTGGAACTCCCCTCTGGGGCGTGCCTTAACCAAAGCGGCGGAGGACGATGAGGTTGTACTTCATGCGCCGGGCGGCACGGAAACCCTGACCGTGCTGGAAGTCCGCTACGAGCGCATCTCTGTAGAACCGTTTCGTGTACCACCTGGCTCAAACGCCTCCATGAGGCGCCAGAGACCGTAA
- a CDS encoding RluA family pseudouridine synthase, protein MLNRGYAYTTIISGKYDGRTLLSHLASLYPHSSLQAWQQNLDNREVTVNGVVANGSESVESGQTVVWNRPPWIEPASPQHFEVLFDDPHLLAVNKPGGLPTLPGGGFMENTLLHLVQRQNPYANPVHRLGRATTGIVLFAKTSQAASRLGADWNTARVQKIYRALAQGVAEHDVYEILTPIGLVPHPNIGSVWAASPDSRPGGKPSKSLAKVISRATSTTTFEVGLYSGRPHQIRIHLASIGHPLVGDPLYGVTGQPLEDFPGLPGDGGYLLHAQFLRFQHPITGEPIDLEAALPAGLVASVDSLREESAEDDAGVRG, encoded by the coding sequence ATGCTCAACCGGGGCTATGCCTACACCACCATCATCAGCGGAAAATATGATGGACGAACCTTGCTCTCCCACCTCGCAAGCCTCTACCCCCACTCAAGCCTACAAGCCTGGCAACAGAATCTGGACAATCGCGAGGTGACCGTCAACGGCGTCGTTGCCAACGGAAGCGAATCGGTCGAATCAGGTCAAACCGTTGTCTGGAACCGTCCGCCGTGGATCGAACCAGCGTCTCCTCAGCACTTCGAAGTACTGTTTGACGACCCCCATCTGTTGGCCGTCAACAAACCCGGCGGGCTGCCTACCCTCCCCGGCGGGGGCTTCATGGAAAACACTCTCCTGCACCTGGTGCAAAGGCAAAACCCCTATGCAAACCCTGTGCACCGGTTGGGACGAGCGACTACCGGCATTGTCCTCTTCGCCAAGACATCGCAGGCGGCCTCGAGACTAGGTGCCGACTGGAACACCGCCAGAGTTCAAAAGATCTACCGGGCGCTGGCTCAAGGCGTTGCAGAGCACGATGTATACGAGATTCTCACCCCAATCGGCCTTGTACCGCACCCGAACATCGGTTCGGTGTGGGCCGCCAGTCCCGACAGTAGGCCAGGTGGCAAGCCGTCGAAGTCATTGGCGAAGGTGATCTCACGGGCTACAAGCACGACAACGTTTGAGGTCGGCCTGTATTCGGGGCGGCCGCATCAGATCAGAATCCACCTGGCATCCATCGGCCATCCCCTGGTGGGCGATCCTCTATACGGGGTGACTGGCCAGCCTCTTGAAGATTTCCCTGGGTTGCCGGGCGATGGAGGATATTTGCTGCACGCGCAGTTTTTGAGGTTCCAGCACCCGATTACTGGAGAGCCGATCGATCTTGAGGCGGCTTTGCCGGCGGGACTTGTCGCGTCAGTAGATTCGCTGCGGGAAGAGTCTGCCGAGGATGACGCTGGAGTAAGAGGCTGA
- a CDS encoding BlaI/MecI/CopY family transcriptional regulator, with the protein MPPKRSITLTEAELRLMKILWRRGESAVGDLVAAMPAGATLAYNSVLTTIRILEQKGYVTHRQEGRAFLYSHSVAEHEASQTEVRHIMQRFFGNSRERLLLSLLGDDEITPEELQRLKQAIAEAPEDATSAESAQREEA; encoded by the coding sequence ATGCCGCCGAAGCGATCCATCACGCTCACCGAAGCCGAACTCAGGCTCATGAAGATTCTCTGGCGTCGCGGAGAGTCCGCCGTCGGCGATCTCGTCGCCGCCATGCCTGCCGGCGCGACCCTCGCGTACAACTCTGTCCTCACCACCATCCGCATCCTCGAGCAAAAAGGCTACGTCACCCACCGCCAGGAGGGCCGCGCCTTCCTCTACAGCCACTCCGTCGCCGAGCACGAAGCCAGCCAGACCGAAGTCCGCCACATCATGCAGCGATTCTTCGGCAACTCCCGTGAGCGCCTTCTCCTGTCGCTCCTCGGTGACGACGAGATCACCCCCGAAGAACTTCAGCGCCTGAAACAGGCCATCGCCGAAGCCCCCGAAGACGCAACTTCCGCAGAATCAGCCCAAAGGGAGGAGGCGTAA
- the pgi gene encoding glucose-6-phosphate isomerase: MAETLLRDMPAFKALEAHYSKIEKTHLRELFAADPTRGETFAIAAEGLYFDYSKNRITAETLKLLIQLAEESGLAAKRDAMFSGEKINITEDRAVLHVALRSTPDQVINVDGVNQVPLVHEVLDAMTAFSNKIRSGEWKGHTGKPIKNIVNIGIGGSDLGPVMAYEALRHYTQRDLTFRFVSNVDSTDFVEATHDLSADETLFIVASKTFTTLETMTNANSARAWALAQLKDEAAVAKHFVALSTNAAAVSKFGIDTANMFGFWDWVGGRYSMDSAIGLSTMLAIGPDNFKQLLAGFHSMDVHFQTTPLEKNLPVILGLLTVWYNDFFNAQTVAVLPYEQYLKRFPAYLQQLTMESNGKHVTLSGHHVDYETGPIFWGEPGTNGQHSFYQLIHQGTKLIPCDFIGFFETLNPLGDHHKFLMSNVFAQAEALAFGKTPDELKAEKVPEALIPHKTFEGNRPSNVILADKLTPEVLGKLVALYEHSVFVQGCIWQIDSFDQWGVELGKVLANRIIPELSSDSELKHDSSTNKLIELYREKNK; encoded by the coding sequence ATGGCTGAGACATTGCTCCGTGATATGCCCGCGTTCAAGGCGCTGGAAGCGCACTACTCCAAGATCGAAAAGACGCACCTGCGCGAACTCTTCGCCGCCGACCCCACCCGTGGCGAGACCTTCGCCATCGCCGCCGAGGGCCTCTACTTCGACTACTCGAAGAACCGTATCACCGCCGAGACCCTTAAGCTTCTCATCCAGCTTGCCGAGGAGTCCGGCCTGGCGGCCAAGCGCGACGCCATGTTCTCCGGCGAGAAGATCAACATCACGGAAGACCGGGCAGTGCTTCACGTTGCGCTCCGCTCCACGCCGGATCAGGTCATCAATGTCGATGGCGTGAACCAGGTCCCGCTGGTGCACGAAGTTCTCGACGCGATGACTGCGTTTTCGAACAAGATCCGCTCCGGCGAGTGGAAGGGACACACCGGCAAGCCCATCAAGAACATCGTCAACATCGGCATCGGCGGCTCGGACCTCGGCCCGGTGATGGCTTACGAGGCTCTGCGCCACTACACCCAGCGCGATCTCACCTTCCGCTTCGTCTCGAACGTCGACAGCACCGATTTCGTCGAAGCGACCCATGACCTCTCCGCCGACGAGACGCTCTTCATCGTCGCTTCGAAGACCTTCACCACGCTCGAGACCATGACCAACGCGAACTCTGCCCGCGCCTGGGCGCTCGCGCAGTTGAAGGACGAGGCAGCCGTTGCCAAGCACTTCGTCGCGCTCTCGACCAACGCCGCTGCGGTTTCGAAGTTCGGTATCGACACCGCGAATATGTTCGGCTTCTGGGACTGGGTCGGCGGCCGTTACTCGATGGACTCCGCCATTGGCCTGTCGACGATGCTGGCGATTGGCCCGGACAACTTCAAGCAGCTTCTAGCCGGCTTCCACTCGATGGACGTCCACTTCCAGACGACGCCGCTCGAGAAGAACCTGCCCGTCATTCTGGGCCTGCTCACCGTCTGGTACAACGACTTCTTCAACGCCCAGACCGTCGCTGTCCTGCCCTACGAGCAGTACCTCAAGCGCTTCCCGGCCTACCTGCAGCAGCTCACCATGGAGTCGAACGGTAAGCACGTCACTCTCTCCGGCCATCACGTCGACTACGAGACCGGCCCCATCTTCTGGGGCGAGCCCGGCACCAACGGCCAGCACTCCTTCTACCAACTCATCCACCAGGGAACCAAGCTGATCCCGTGCGACTTCATCGGTTTCTTCGAAACGCTGAACCCGCTCGGCGATCACCACAAGTTCCTCATGTCCAATGTCTTCGCGCAGGCCGAGGCTCTTGCCTTCGGCAAGACGCCCGATGAGCTCAAGGCCGAGAAAGTCCCCGAAGCATTGATCCCGCACAAGACCTTTGAAGGCAATCGTCCTTCGAACGTGATCCTTGCCGACAAGCTCACGCCGGAAGTCCTCGGCAAGCTGGTTGCGCTCTATGAGCACAGCGTCTTCGTGCAGGGCTGTATCTGGCAGATCGATTCGTTCGACCAGTGGGGTGTAGAGCTTGGCAAGGTGCTGGCCAACCGCATCATCCCTGAGCTCTCAAGCGATTCGGAGCTGAAGCACGATAGCTCAACCAATAAACTCATCGAGCTTTATCGCGAGAAAAATAAGTAA
- a CDS encoding Do family serine endopeptidase, with protein sequence MSVTTNSLVTKVKLGARKYATPVILGAAIVGGATLFLNHNGVHAASFSASPLDDNSVSSLTALDNAVEAVAARVTPAVVNIAVTSKSGGDADSDDDNDGDDQPQQHRHQQRGQQALPPGFEQFFGPGSPFGQMQGQPQQPQIEHGIGSGVIISPDGYIVTNNHVIDGATQIKVTLNDRRVLTGKLVGTDKLTDIAVVKVDAHDLPSIAWGDSAKLRPGQTVLAFGSPFGSLQFSVTRGIISALNRPNNFTDNRRAPGGLIQTDAAINPGNSGGPLVNAHGELIGINNGIMTSSGSFAGAGFAIPSQTVRNVADQIIKSGSVHHGYLGITMNDVTPENASFFKLKDADGAIVSGVTPDSPAAKAGLKSGDVIRSLDGQPIINGGALQVIVSQDQPGTNISLGILRDGAPQTLSVKVGEFHAKAETAENDGDSSAPNAKPGKLGVSVGDLTPDLRQQLRLPEDVHGVAVQSVRPESPADEAGLAPGDVILELNRQPVSSADKFVSAVRANPASKDILLLVWSRGGASYRVVHPNNAG encoded by the coding sequence ATGTCCGTAACAACTAATTCATTAGTTACCAAAGTAAAGCTGGGAGCCCGCAAGTACGCCACTCCCGTCATTCTCGGCGCGGCCATCGTCGGCGGCGCAACCCTCTTCCTCAACCACAACGGCGTCCACGCGGCCAGCTTCTCTGCGTCTCCGCTTGATGACAACAGCGTCTCCTCGTTGACCGCGCTCGACAATGCCGTGGAAGCCGTCGCCGCCCGCGTCACCCCCGCTGTCGTCAACATCGCCGTTACTTCTAAGTCCGGCGGCGACGCCGACTCCGACGATGACAATGATGGCGACGACCAGCCCCAACAGCATCGCCACCAGCAGCGCGGCCAGCAGGCCCTTCCCCCCGGCTTCGAGCAGTTCTTTGGCCCCGGCAGTCCCTTCGGCCAGATGCAGGGTCAGCCCCAGCAGCCGCAGATTGAGCACGGCATCGGCTCCGGCGTCATCATCTCGCCCGACGGTTACATCGTCACCAACAACCACGTGATCGACGGTGCAACCCAGATCAAGGTCACGCTCAACGACCGTCGCGTCCTCACCGGCAAACTCGTCGGCACGGACAAGCTGACCGACATCGCCGTAGTCAAGGTAGACGCTCACGACCTGCCCAGCATTGCCTGGGGCGACTCCGCCAAACTGCGCCCCGGTCAAACCGTTCTTGCTTTCGGCAGTCCCTTCGGGTCTCTCCAGTTTTCAGTGACCCGCGGCATCATCAGCGCGCTCAATCGCCCCAACAACTTCACGGATAACCGCCGAGCTCCCGGTGGTCTCATCCAGACCGACGCCGCGATCAATCCCGGCAATTCGGGCGGCCCGCTCGTCAACGCCCACGGCGAACTTATTGGCATCAACAACGGCATTATGACCAGCTCCGGCTCCTTCGCCGGCGCAGGCTTTGCCATCCCATCGCAGACCGTCCGCAACGTCGCCGACCAGATCATCAAGTCCGGCAGCGTCCATCACGGCTACCTCGGCATCACGATGAACGACGTGACACCGGAGAACGCCAGCTTCTTCAAACTCAAGGACGCTGATGGCGCAATCGTCTCTGGAGTAACGCCCGACTCGCCCGCAGCCAAGGCTGGCCTGAAGAGCGGAGACGTCATCCGTTCGCTCGATGGCCAGCCAATCATCAATGGTGGCGCGCTCCAGGTCATCGTCAGTCAGGACCAGCCGGGAACGAACATCTCTCTCGGCATCCTGCGTGATGGCGCTCCACAGACCCTAAGCGTTAAGGTTGGCGAGTTCCACGCCAAGGCCGAGACTGCCGAAAACGACGGTGACTCCTCCGCCCCCAATGCGAAGCCCGGGAAGCTCGGAGTCTCGGTCGGCGATCTCACCCCGGACCTTCGCCAGCAGCTCCGTCTGCCGGAGGATGTCCATGGCGTCGCCGTCCAGTCCGTCCGTCCGGAGAGCCCGGCAGACGAGGCCGGTCTCGCGCCCGGAGACGTCATCCTGGAGCTCAACCGCCAGCCCGTCTCCTCTGCAGATAAGTTCGTCTCCGCAGTCCGGGCCAACCCCGCCAGCAAGGACATCCTCCTGCTCGTCTGGTCGCGCGGCGGAGCCAGCTACCGCGTCGTTCACCCCAATAACGCAGGTTAA
- a CDS encoding M56 family metallopeptidase — MHLPFEFLQHAAVPAAQALVAGLWQGIALAVITGLVLRLLPGTTASARFAVWTAVFCASTAMPLAHLFAANSAPAAATSNHFVFDPRWSYLLAAIWLGASLLRLIKLAFEAVSLRKLWSEAKPLAAELLEASGFDQPQPIDTSSRPERSEVERPPHFASFTRKVQVCTTPDVDRPSVIGFFAPKILIPDWLCAQLSPTELRHIVLHEMEHLRRRDDWLNLLQKIGLVLFPLNPAMFWIDRRLSTEREIACDDGVLARTKTPRAYAASLTSIAERRLNLSARRRMVALALGAFGTGKLFARRSEFAHRIESILNSVGGQRTTGRPAIAAVLIAAIVGGSAAIAHTPELISFRAVEGPNEVASSAHVHSEPTLAAHLNLSAPHFENASFHLHASQRNRTVTPQERPAVAVQTVQPNAVSAISVKETSDASSQASPKKRNSQARQAKPQWLLVTSWEKTSARNAREINANVPEDDAQDGDVVVPVSRVVVRTPDGRFFATPYAAVPTQAGWLIVQL; from the coding sequence ATGCACCTTCCCTTTGAGTTCTTACAGCACGCCGCCGTCCCCGCAGCCCAGGCCCTCGTCGCTGGTCTCTGGCAGGGAATCGCCCTCGCCGTCATCACCGGCCTCGTCCTTCGCCTCCTCCCCGGAACCACCGCTTCCGCCCGCTTCGCCGTCTGGACAGCCGTCTTCTGCGCCTCCACCGCGATGCCTCTGGCCCACCTCTTCGCCGCCAACTCAGCCCCAGCCGCGGCGACCTCCAACCACTTCGTCTTCGATCCCCGCTGGAGCTACTTACTCGCCGCAATCTGGCTCGGTGCATCGCTTCTTCGCCTTATAAAGCTCGCGTTCGAAGCCGTTAGCCTGCGTAAACTCTGGAGCGAAGCCAAACCCCTCGCCGCCGAACTCCTCGAAGCATCTGGCTTCGACCAGCCCCAACCTATTGATACGTCATCTCGACCGGAGCGCAGCGAAGTGGAGAGACCCCCGCATTTCGCCTCTTTTACCCGCAAAGTTCAGGTCTGCACCACCCCGGACGTCGACCGCCCCAGCGTCATCGGCTTTTTCGCCCCCAAGATCCTCATCCCAGACTGGCTCTGCGCGCAACTGTCGCCTACCGAGCTCCGCCACATCGTCCTCCACGAGATGGAGCACCTCCGCCGTCGCGACGACTGGCTGAACCTCCTCCAGAAGATCGGCCTTGTCCTCTTCCCGCTCAATCCGGCGATGTTCTGGATCGACCGCCGCCTCTCGACCGAGCGTGAGATCGCCTGCGACGACGGTGTCCTCGCCCGCACTAAAACCCCCCGCGCCTACGCCGCCAGCCTCACCTCCATCGCCGAGCGCCGCCTCAACCTCAGCGCCCGCCGTCGCATGGTCGCCCTCGCTCTCGGAGCGTTCGGCACCGGCAAATTGTTCGCCCGCCGTTCCGAGTTCGCCCACCGCATCGAAAGCATCTTGAACTCGGTCGGGGGCCAGCGCACCACAGGCCGTCCGGCGATCGCTGCTGTCCTGATCGCCGCGATCGTCGGCGGCTCAGCGGCCATAGCTCATACTCCCGAACTCATCTCTTTCCGCGCGGTAGAGGGTCCGAACGAAGTCGCAAGCTCTGCCCACGTTCACTCCGAACCCACTCTTGCAGCACACCTGAATTTATCTGCGCCACACTTCGAGAACGCCAGCTTTCATCTTCACGCCAGCCAGCGAAACCGCACCGTAACTCCGCAGGAACGCCCTGCAGTCGCCGTTCAAACCGTGCAGCCGAATGCTGTCTCGGCGATTTCTGTGAAGGAAACCTCAGACGCTTCTTCGCAGGCATCTCCGAAGAAGCGCAACTCTCAAGCGCGTCAGGCAAAACCGCAGTGGCTCCTCGTAACCTCGTGGGAAAAGACCTCTGCCCGCAATGCTCGTGAGATCAACGCGAACGTCCCGGAAGATGACGCTCAGGACGGTGATGTTGTAGTTCCCGTCTCGCGAGTCGTCGTTCGAACGCCAGATGGCCGATTTTTTGCAACTCCGTACGCCGCTGTGCCCACCCAGGCCGGCTGGCTCATCGTCCAACTTTAG